One segment of Castanea sativa cultivar Marrone di Chiusa Pesio chromosome 3, ASM4071231v1 DNA contains the following:
- the LOC142627931 gene encoding uncharacterized protein LOC142627931, producing the protein MPPQHEYHDWFKRITRRFIDRPGAIVTLLIEGYVRLLRRHPVGTEDHKDITEVLTAMHAIECVQPPIPEAPNEEAPTPAGPSTSTTPAGCRPRPPVATPRVVPTPDPSPSTPHPSPSPTIPSSTPHPSPTPTIPSPTLHPSPRLNILTPTSHPCPGSDIRPPTPRSFPQLLPISSFDLGIDPNPPNMQQEPPSYSTSTGPSSAIDLPHVQAEQTVGLPAVAKGRPKRISKAPPCGTGGHKHGHNAGPEASDEGHARPPPHYTRRHKIQKR; encoded by the exons ATGCCTCCACAGCACGAGTACCACGACTGGTTCAAAAGGATAACTCGGAGGTTCATAGATAGGCCCGGTGCTATAGTGACTCTGCTG ATTGAAGGATACGTCCGTTTGTTGAGGCGTCACCCAGTGGGCACAGAGGACCACAAGGACATTACTGAGGTCCTGACGGCAATGCATGCGATTGAATGTGTACAACCTCCTATCCCTGAGGCCCCGAATGAGGAGGCACCTACTCCTGCGGGCCCAAGCACGAGCACAACCCCGGCCGGATGTCGCCCTCGTCCGCCTGTTGCTACCCCTCGGGTTGTCCCTACCCCCGATCCTTCTCCATCCaccccacatccatcccctagcccTACCATCCCTTCATCCaccccacatccatcccctacccccaccatcccttcacccacccTACATCCATCTCCTCGCCTCAACATCCTGACACCCACCTCACATCCTTGTCCTGGGTCTGACATTCGTCCACCCACTCCACGGTCATTTCCTCAGCTGTTACCCATTTCATCCTTTGACTTGGGTATTGATCCAAATCCACCTAACATGCAGCAGGAGCCACCCTCCTACAGTACATCTACTGGCCCTTCTTCAGCCATCGACCTACCCCATGTTCAGGCTGAGCAGACTGTTGGGTTACCTGCAGTGGCAAAAGGTCGGCCAAAACGCATATCAAAGGCACCTCCTTGTGGGACAGGGGGGCACAAACATGGACACAATGCTGGGCCCGAGGCATCTGACGAAGGACATGCAAGACCTCCTCCTCATTATACGAGACGACATAAGATTCAAAAAAGGTAA